In Cololabis saira isolate AMF1-May2022 chromosome 1, fColSai1.1, whole genome shotgun sequence, the following proteins share a genomic window:
- the LOC133451981 gene encoding retinol dehydrogenase 8-like has protein sequence MVSPEQKVVLITGCSSGIGLRMAVMLAKDEKKRYHVIATMRDLKRKDKLVEAAGDAYGKTLSLAVLDVCSDESVNQCINGIKDRHVDVLINNAGIGLVGPIESIPIEEMKKVFETNFFGVIRMIKEVMPDMKKRRGGHIIVVSSVMGLQGVVFNDVYAASKFAMEGFCESLAVQLLKFDVTLSLIEPGPVHTEFEAKMIQDVKQKEYPGADPDTVHYFKNVYLPSSVDIFETLGQTPDDIARCTKKVIEASSPRFRNLTNPLYTPIVALKYADETGGLSVRAFYHMLFNLGPLMHISMTAMKYLTCGCLRSRTISPN, from the exons ATGGTGAGTCCTGAACAGAAAGTGGTGCTGATCACCGGCTGCTCCTCCGGGATCGGCCTGAGGATGGCCGTGATGCTGGCCAAGGATGAGAAGAAGCGCTATCATG TAATAGCCACAATGCGTGATCTGAAACGGAAAGACAagctggtggaagctgctggagaTGCATATGGGAAAACTCTTTCTCTGGCTGTTCTGGACGTTTGTAGTGATGAGTCGGTAAATCAATGCATCAATGGCATCAAAGACCGACACGTGGATGTCCTTA TCAATAATGCAGGCATCGGCCTGGTGGGCCCAATAGAAAGCATCCCCATTGAAGAGATGAAGAAAGTTTTCGAGACCAATTTTTTTGGGGTGATCCGGATGATCAAGGAGGTGATGCCCGAtatgaagaaaagaagaggaggaCACATCATCGTGGTCAGTAGTGTTATGGGACTACAAG GGGTGGTGTTCAATGACGTCTACGCAGCTTCCAAGTTTGCCATGGAGGGCTTTTGTGAGAGTTTAGCTGTGCAGCTCTTGAAGTTTGATGTAAC ACTGTCACTTATTGAGCCAGGTCCGGTGCACACAGAATTTGAGGCAAAGATGATTCAAGATGTGAAGCAGAAGGAGTATCCTGGTGCTGATCCGGACACAGTGCATTACTTCAAGAACGTCTATCTCCCATCTTCCGTGGACATCTTTGAGACTCTGGGGCAAACACCGGATGACATTGCCAGA TGTACCAAGAAAGTTATTGAAGCAAGCAGTCCACGTTTCAGAAATCTGACCAACCCACTTTACACACCAATCGTTGCGCTGAAATACGCGGATGAAACTGGAGGCCTGTCTGTTCGTGCCTTCTACCACATGCTCTTTAACCTGGGTCCTCTGATGCACATCAGCATGACTGCCATGAAGTATCTCACCTGTGGATGTCTGAGGAGCAGGACAATTTCACCAAACTGA
- the palb2 gene encoding partner and localizer of BRCA2, whose amino-acid sequence MSINTEDIVHSEEQLRNTLHCDDKEKLRRKLAQLQREYLKTAQRLKRAERQEVIQRHVKSRISHQNHQRDPEDASNPSLNSSTQILNTSRGNDEDTAQQENTEADCDASRRSQVIRFILPSDNARPQTSDSSQDSSRGHRHNPALRLRSQRSRLRWERRSAEASRTTNDSQNGQEQGDRLLSAKTAEEETTVKSREDADVGNESEELFSGTEAESFSLLLTHWNSQGCNERGDKEGKDSQRNHKQREKETHSEVEGNCCKHALTTEERAQNVVQKVEDVASIGGQEEVKSCKENGKENTEGNEGETIENEKNYDNVEMKEKKSRITGDEKTASLLDSCTLVEGLLYPAEYYVRTTRRMTFSQSQPDMQAVILSQLSMGRRRRSRGSARGPGRDAHTSKCSDQHARTDFSSPVAASTSQNSPYTSPAPNASGEPSQSSCKILNPTPDFDMDSDFCFSPKVTAARPPRGRRKSRGRGRGRSLTPQSPLNLDSHQLVCKQASGEAQATITSVSSSQLPASTCNPDSQPSSGVKGAPSSSASEHSEKVYPIFLKSEIKADRPPPVNRDPSSWTFLLLPSSSPAQTSLLPLSSLSSVSLLSSLKNMDFYQDFHLPDDQFASLKLHKLRQVAVESGVEQFLSPYHNTRSSSRRLNPLYSDPLTPPPLPLSATPTVTSSSCVNQEQKASAQKLIDPRRQKSTEDAPTDEKSNGSLTEEPPGQDVSETDVEQQTENLHTAIHSSSTDCVSKVQHFTEDCVGGHKEHETVTPDSNDQSSISACSTDGSISPRLHQSSADRPGCKVSEYVSDDELKSEQPVTEKHSGCHSAVQNLSLQGQMSEAEYKEFKSSSSDYSQKETPEQPLDCAALHAWNEAKARAESPVQAPTLRLSSEELKEAAEPDAKLSADRLIENKTTSQPQHSELSLCSAPASAPCPFVTPHLPSATLISSPILPSLGITPHRVPANLPVSFSPSAPSLTLPPPHSPSGQVLSPPALSPCPSITFLPPSLPLLSPSRETQASCEPPAMNNHSPIVEPAACPTPPSCNLQSSPEQAGLTAEESEKKHTMRHQHTLKSAAGGFLVDVCCLLGSSGSLCVAAAGKWAVCLWSQTSASDWSLTHTWTFHEPVINVFPVPDAAGMMCATLGKLEIREVRMLSCSSLMQMPISQGVIQAVVGVSRSRVVTSSHSTTGSTLQVFTLSNSSSGQSSQPLVSPGGSVEALAPVDGLPDALVGTGEGGHLFIWNLKTGQLLCKVLLGHSLSHTACLRGYSYAGVLLVLLQHQFLNSLEEEGKTKGVMSSEEEMKMAWFSLVGINPLSGKSVRLSQLYPPKAWSDRLSEVDVNRSSVVGLSQSGCACVWGLGPQGAPHLLGPPEGEGWQLARWGEGDTLVIGHNNGDVSLHCWSVGGTTLCR is encoded by the exons ATGAGCATAAATACGGAGGACATTGTGCACAGTGAGGAGCAGCTGAGGAATACTCTCCACTGTGATGACAAGGAGAAG CTTCGCAGGAAGTTGGCACAGTTACAAAGGGAGTATCTCAAGACAGCCCAGAGACTAAAG CGGGCCGAGCGACAGGAAGTGATCCAAAGGCATGTCAAAAGTCGGATCTCCCATCAGAACCACCAGAGAGACCCGGAAGATGCATCGAACCCAAGTCTCAACTCGTCCACACAAATACTGAACACAAGCAGAGGGAACGATGAAGACACAGCTCAGCAGGAGAACACTGAAG CAGATTGTGATGCATCTAGGAGGAGCCAGGTGATCCGGTTTATACTTCCCTCGGATAATGCTCGTCCACAAACCTCAGATTCCAGTCAAGACTCATCCAGAGGTCACAGACACAATCCTGCCCTGCGCCTTCGGTCACAACGGAGCCGTTTACGCTGGGAAAGAAGGAGCGCGGAGGCCAGCAGGACCACAAATGACAGCCAAAATGGACAGGAGCAGGGCGACAGGCTGCTAAGTGCTAAAACGGCAGAGGAGGAGACAACAGTCAAGTCAAGGGAGGATGCAGATGTCGGGAATGAAAGTGAAGAACTGTTCTCTGGTACAGAGGCCGAGTCATTCTCCCTGCTGCTTACGCACTGGAACTCGCAAGGGTGCAACGAACGAGGAGATAAAGAGGGAAAGGACAGCCAaagaaaccacaaacaaagggaaaaagagaCTCACTCGGAAGTTGAAGGGAATTGCTGTAAACATGCTCTAACCACTGAAGAAAGAGCACAAAATGTTGTACAAAAAGTAGAGGATGTTGCCAGTATTGGAGGACAGGAAGAAGTAAAGTCATGTAAAGAGAACGGTAAAGAAAACACTGAGGGAAATGAAGGTGAAACAatagaaaatgagaaaaattatgataatgtggaaatgaaagaaaaaaagagcaggaTCACAGGAGATGAAAAAACAGCCAGCCTCTTAGACTCCTGCACGCTAGTGGAGGGACTTCTTTACCCAGCGGAGTACTACGTTCGAACCACAAGACGTATGACATTTTCACAGAGCCAGCCTGACATGCAAGCTGTGATCCTCTCCCAGCTGAGCATGGGGCGGCGCCGCAGGAGTCGCGGTAGTGCCAGAGGACCCGGCAGGGACGCACACACCAGTAAATGTTCAGATCAGCATGCTCGCACAGATTTTTCTTCTCCAGTGGCTGCATCCACATCTCAAAATAGTCCTTACACATCTCCTGCTCCCAACGCATCTGGGGAACCTAGTCAAAGTTCCTGTAAGATTTTAAATCCCACTCCAGACTTTGACATGGACTCCGATTTTTGCTTTTCACCCAAAGTTACCGCTGCCCGTCCACCTCGAGGCAGGAGGAAAAGCAGAGGTAGAGGCAGGGGGAGAAGTCTGACCCCTCAATCTCCTCTTAATTTAGACTCCCACCAACTCGTTTGTAAACAAGCATCAGGAGAAGCCCAGGCAACCATCACCTCGGTGTCTTCCTCCCAGTTGCCTGCATCCACCTGCAACCCAGATTCCCAGCCTTCTTCTGGAGTTAAGGGAGCTCCATCTAGTTCTGCATCGGAACATTCTGAAAAGGTCTATCCCATCTTTCTGAAAAGCGAAATCAAGGCTGACCGACCCCCGCCGGTGAACAGAG ACCCATCAAGCTGGACGTTTCTCCTCTTGCCCTCCTCTTCACCAGCACAAACATCCCTGCTGCCTCTCTCCTCCCTGTCCTCTGTCTCACTGCTCAGCAGCCTGAAGAACATGGACTTCTACCAAGATTTCCATCTACCAGATGACCAGTTTGCTTCCCTGAAGCTGCACAAACTTCGCCAGGTTGCTGTGGAGTCGGGAGTCGAACAATTTTTATCACCGTACCACAACACACGCAGCAGCTCCCGACGCTTGAACCCACTTTACAGCGATCCGTTGACGCCTCCTCCTCTCCCACTCAGTGCCACGCCCACCGTCACAAGTTCATCCTGTGTGAACCAGGAACAAAAAGCTTCTGCGCAGAAGCTCATAGATCCCCGGAGACAGAAGTCAACAGAAGATGCACCCACTGATGAAAAGAGTAACGGGTCCTTAACTGAGGAGCCGCCTGGTCAAGATGTTTCAGAAACTGATGTGGAGCAGCAGACTGAAAACCTCCATACTGCCATTCACAGCAGCTCAACGGACTGTGTTTCAAAGGTTCAGCATTTTACTGAAGACTGTGTGGGTGGACATAAAGAGCATGAAACTGTAACTCCAGACAGCAATGACCAAAGCAGCATATCTGCCTGCAGCACAGACGGATCTATCAGTCCACGGCTTCATCAGAGCTCTGCCGACAGGCCAGGGTGCAAAGTGAGTGAGTACGTCAGCGATGATGAACTGAAATCAGAGCAGCCCGTCACTGAAAAACACTCAGGTTGTCATAGTGCAGTCCAGAATTTAAGTTTGCAGGGTCAGATGTCTGAAGCAGAATATAAAGAGTTTAAGAGTTCTTCCTCTGATTATTCTCAAAAAGAAACACCAGAGCAGCCTCTTGATTGTGCTGCTTTACATGCATGGAACGAAGCAAAAGCTCGAGCAGAGTCTCCTGTTCAAGCCCCGACTTTGCGGCTTAGTTCAGAAGAGTTGAAAGAAGCTGCTGAACCTGACGCAAAGCTCTCTGCAGACAGACTGATTGAAAATAAGACCACGTCTCAGCCGCAGCACTCTGAGCTCTCGCTGTGTTCTGCTCCGGCTTCAGCGCCCTGCCCCTTTGTAACCCCACACCTGCCTTCAGCCACTTTAATTTCCAGCCCAATCCTGCCTTCCCTAGGAATCACCCCACACCGGGTTCCCGCCAACCTCCCAGTGTCGTTCTCTCCCTCTGCCCCTTCTCTcacccttcctcctcctcatagTCCGTCCGGGCAGgttctctctcctccagctctttctcCCTGTCCGTCCATCACCTTCCTCCCCCCCAGCCTGCCTCTCCTGTCCCCCAGCAGGGAGACTCAAGCTTCATGTGAACCACCAGCTATGAATAATCACAGTCCAATAGTTGAACCAGCTGCCTGTCCAACTCCACCCAGCTGTAATCTCCAGAGCTCACCTGAGCAGGCGGGCCTGACAGCAGAGGAATCTGAGAAGAAACATACAATGAGACACCAACACACACTGAAG tctgCAGCAGGAGGGTTTCTGGTGGATGTGTGTTGTCTTCTTGGATCCTCGGGGAGTCTGTGTGTAGCAGCAGCAGGGAAGTGGGCTGTATGCCTTTGGAGCCAGACTTCAGCATCGGATTGGAGCTTAACCCACACCTGGACCTTTCATGAG cCCGTCATCAATGTGTTCCCAGTCCCAGATGCTGCTGGGATGATGTGTGCGACTCTTGGGAAGTTGGAAATCAGAGAAGTGAG AATGCTGTCATGCTCCAGCCTCATGCAGATGCCGATAAGTCAGGGAGTCATCCAGGCAGTTGTAGGCGTGTCCAGGTCCAGAGTGGTTACGTCCTCTCACTCAACAACAGGCTCCACCCTGCAGGTGTTCACTCTGTCCAACAGCAGCAG TGGACAGAGTTCTCAGCCTCTTGTGTCTCCTGGTGGTTCTGTTGAAGCCCTCGCTCCAGTGGACGGACTTCCTGATGCCCTGGTTGGCACAGGTGAAGGTGGACACCTCTTCATTTG gaATTTAAAGACTGGCCAGTTGCTGTGCAAAGTCCTTCTAGGACATAGCTTATCACACACAGCCTGTCTCAGAGGATATTCCTATGCT GGAGTGCTGTTAGTCCTGCTGCAACATCAGTTTCTAAACTCACtggaggaggaaggaaaaacaaaaggtGTGATGTCCTCAGAAGAGGAGATGAAGATGGCTTGGTTCTCTTTGGTCGGCATCAACCCTCTGAGTGGAAAATCTGTACGGCTGTCTCAGCTCTATCCACCGAAAGCCTGGTCTGACAG GCTGTCTGAAGTGGACGTTAACCGCTCCAGCGTGGTGGGCCTGAGTCAGAGTGGCTGCGCGTGCGTGTGGGGACTCGGCCCACAGGGCGCTCCACACCTGCTGGGACCTCCGGAGGGGGAAGGCTGGCAGCTGGCTCGCTGGGGGGAAGGAGACACGCTGGTGATCGGACATAATAACGGAGACGTGTCTTTACACTGCTGGAGTGTGGGTGGGACCACGCTCTGTCGTTAA